Proteins from one Romboutsia sp. CE17 genomic window:
- a CDS encoding VanW family protein, whose product MKRVKKISLIIVGIFFVCNIQVVQGIEKEGRIHKNIFVENIDLSNLTKEQARKKINEILDENNELSLIYKDNKYTIKLNELGIVYNVDEVVNESYNIGRNNTIVNNLKEKFKLDMGNKKTIKLNYSYKEEELNNYINEIDKKLYISPINATIKIESGKIITTKEEYGQKIDKEKLKKEILDKADNIYAYSVEIPIQVAEPKYKIEQLSKIDTILGTYETHFNPKVINRVNNIQIAANATSNILVNTEEEFSFNTFILNSNSVKNMKEAPVIIKGKLEKGLGGGICQVSSTMYNAALYAGMEITNIKNHTIPSAYISKGRDATISLGNIDFRFKNKFNTPILIYNEVFENRIVSTIYGNKEDKKDIEIVTEVIETLPNKVVEKRSEDFYKGEKFVEQDGRVGYKVNTFRVYKSENNITKEFVYESFYPPMDKVIVYGIKSKDIKSAPKIEDKNIKTEFA is encoded by the coding sequence TTGAAACGAGTAAAAAAAATATCGTTAATAATAGTAGGAATATTTTTTGTGTGCAATATACAGGTTGTACAAGGAATCGAAAAAGAAGGAAGAATTCATAAAAATATTTTTGTAGAAAATATAGACTTATCAAACTTAACAAAAGAACAAGCTAGAAAAAAAATAAATGAAATTTTAGATGAAAATAATGAATTATCTCTAATTTATAAAGATAATAAATATACAATAAAATTAAATGAATTAGGTATAGTATATAATGTGGATGAAGTTGTAAATGAATCTTATAATATAGGAAGAAACAATACTATAGTAAATAATTTAAAAGAAAAATTTAAGCTAGATATGGGAAATAAGAAGACAATAAAATTAAATTATTCTTACAAAGAAGAAGAGTTGAATAATTATATAAATGAAATAGATAAAAAGTTATATATATCTCCAATAAATGCTACTATAAAAATTGAATCTGGAAAAATAATTACAACTAAAGAAGAGTATGGACAAAAAATAGATAAAGAAAAATTAAAAAAAGAAATACTTGATAAGGCTGATAATATATATGCATATAGTGTGGAAATACCAATACAAGTAGCAGAACCAAAATATAAAATAGAGCAATTATCTAAAATAGATACTATATTAGGAACATATGAAACTCATTTTAACCCTAAAGTTATAAATAGAGTTAACAATATACAAATAGCTGCAAATGCAACGAGTAATATTTTAGTAAATACAGAAGAAGAGTTTTCATTTAATACATTTATATTAAATTCTAATTCTGTAAAAAATATGAAAGAAGCACCTGTAATAATTAAAGGAAAATTAGAAAAAGGATTAGGTGGAGGAATATGCCAGGTATCTAGTACGATGTATAATGCGGCTCTTTATGCAGGTATGGAGATAACTAATATAAAAAATCACACTATACCAAGTGCATATATATCAAAAGGTAGAGATGCAACCATATCCTTAGGTAATATTGACTTTAGATTTAAGAATAAGTTTAATACACCTATATTAATATATAATGAGGTATTTGAAAATAGAATAGTTTCTACTATATATGGAAATAAAGAAGATAAGAAAGATATTGAAATTGTAACAGAGGTTATTGAAACTCTTCCTAATAAAGTGGTTGAAAAACGTAGTGAGGATTTTTATAAAGGAGAAAAATTTGTAGAGCAAGATGGAAGAGTTGGTTATAAAGTAAATACATTTAGAGTTTATAAATCAGAAAATAATATAACTAAAGAGTTTGTATATGAGAGTTTTTATCCTCCTATGGATAAAGTAATAGTATATGGAATTAAATCTAAAGATATTAAATCAGCACCAAAAATAGAAGATAAAAATATAAAGACTGAATTTGCATAA
- the nth gene encoding endonuclease III, giving the protein MKDVNKILDELQVLYPDAKCELNYTTPFELLIATILSAQCTDVRVNIVTDAMFKKYNTPEAFNELSLEDIMQEIKTCGLYKSKAQKIKETSRKLCEEYKGQVPDTLEELVKLPGVGRKTAGVVLSNAFNIPAIAVDTHVFRVANRIGIVNTSTPEKTEFALMEAIPKDRWSHSHHLLIFHGRRMCKARNPQCEICPVKNDCDYYKRRE; this is encoded by the coding sequence ATGAAAGATGTTAATAAAATACTAGATGAATTACAGGTTTTATACCCTGATGCCAAGTGTGAGTTAAACTACACAACACCATTTGAACTTTTAATAGCTACTATATTATCGGCCCAGTGTACTGATGTAAGAGTAAATATTGTTACAGATGCAATGTTTAAAAAATATAATACGCCAGAAGCATTTAATGAATTAAGCTTGGAAGATATTATGCAAGAAATAAAAACATGTGGACTGTATAAAAGTAAGGCTCAAAAAATAAAAGAAACATCTAGAAAATTATGTGAGGAGTATAAAGGACAAGTTCCAGATACTTTAGAAGAATTAGTAAAATTACCAGGTGTAGGGAGAAAAACTGCTGGTGTAGTTTTAAGTAATGCCTTTAATATACCAGCAATTGCAGTGGATACTCATGTATTTAGAGTTGCCAATAGAATAGGAATAGTTAACACAAGTACACCGGAAAAAACAGAATTTGCGCTTATGGAAGCGATACCAAAAGATAGATGGTCTCATTCTCATCACTTATTAATATTTCATGGAAGGAGAATGTGTAAAGCAAGAAATCCTCAGTGTGAAATTTGTCCAGTAAAAAATGATTGTGACTACTATAAAAGAAGGGAATGA